The Halictus rubicundus isolate RS-2024b chromosome 3, iyHalRubi1_principal, whole genome shotgun sequence genome includes a region encoding these proteins:
- the LOC143352522 gene encoding proton channel OtopLc isoform X3 translates to MLIKETSLSWPGLQAALPSPASPSAVIVSPETLSRHSSSSPSRTHRPHQFALALPCSSQPISAVCYPAPTFLDAAEDRKWKKLGCDALATTFSALYGKLLVVMGIAFPMAEVISTYIPPSFYEGFYLYLYFGSMIFLVYTYATLLRDSKPKTKEKRKDVCDLDSSRSSSGAGGDSDAADAACPHVTTFRPAQHYGSFYLRMGAVAFGIGSMIYSGLEFGQYFELEQNTKCHNIMLALTPATRMAFIFIQMYFIFLNNEQMKVYRHRVIARFGLMHMIGTNLSVWLNVLIQETKHEILTFYNPENGSLRISHRLGGKGSLHFGGHVYYHHSGQVRMPRGLKGPHHMFECRRTNIMGSLVQDASPFLFPCTIEYSLICAAILYVMWKNISKAAFTQPKVPPGSRHHTHAYRRSPHHYSVDCARAHKGLFVGILILVLTIISLILFFVLISRPELVGFAVTEVNVCELTLYGMSTMATLIGMFQMRKLRYDGSRNLELDNILLVAAQTGMFIYSTFTIIGAQFTLAKHTVLVLVTALASVVQTTFQTIFILDASRRSVATAKQIRKKPGREIVTFLLVTNLAMWAINTLEKSRAESHPVQLHFYGLWAWTIITHVSMPLAIFYRFHSTVCLCEVWKRAYKVKPTYM, encoded by the exons CTGGCCAGGACTGCAGGCCGCGCTGCCGTCGCCGGCTTCGCCGTCCGCGGTGATCGTCTCGCCGGAAACGCTGTCTAGACACAGCAGCAGCTCACCCTCCCGCACCCATCGGCCACACCAGTTCGCCCTGGCCTTGCCATGCTCCTCGCAGCCGATTTCCGCGGTCTGCTACCCGGCCCCGACCTTCCTCGACGCCGCCGAGGACCGGAAGTGGAAGAAGCTTGGATG CGACGCCCTGGCGACGACGTTCAGCGCCCTGTACGGAAAGCTGCTGGTCGTCATGGGAATCGCCTTTCCCATGGCGGAAGTAATATCCACCTACATCCCGCCGTCGTTCTACGAGGGATTCTACCTGTACCTGTACTTCGGCAGCATGATCTTCCTCGTGTACACCTACGCCACCTTGCTGCGCGACAGTAAACCGAAAACGA AAGAGAAGCGAAAGGACGTGTGCGACCTGGACTCGTCGAGATCGTCGAGCGGCGCCGGCGGCGACAGCGACGCGGCCGACGCCGCCTGCCCTCACGTCACCACCTTCAGGCCAGCCCAACATTATGGCAGTTTCTACCTAAGGATGGGAGCCGTTGCCTTCGGGATTGGGTCCATGATTTACTCGGGCCTCGAGTTCGGACAATACTTCGAGCTCGAGCAGAACACCAAATGCCATAACATCATGCTCGCACTCACCCCCGCGACCAGGATGGCGTTCATCTTCATCCAGATGTACTTTATATTTCTGAACAACGAG CAAATGAAAGTTTATCGTCATCGGGTGATCGCGCGTTTCGGGCTGATGCACATGATCGGCACGAATCTGTCTGTCTGGCTGAACGTGCTGATCCAGGAAACGAAACACGAGATACTGACATTCTACAACCCGGAGAACGGGTCGTTGAGAATCTCCCACAGATTAG GTGGAAAGGGCAGTCTCCATTTCGGTGGCCACGTGTACTACCACCATAGCGGACAGGTGAGGATGCCGAGAGGCCTGAAGGGACCCCATCACATGTTTGAGTGCAGGCGAACCAACATAATGGGCTCGCTGGTGCAAGATGCCAGTCCGTTCCTCTTCCCCTGTACGATCGAGTACAGCCTAATCTGCGCCGCCATTCTGTATGTGATGTGGAAGAACATTTCCAAGGCCGCGTTCACGCAGCCGAAAGTGCCGCCGGGATCCAGGCATCACACGCACGCTTACAG GAGATCGCCGCACCACTACAGCGTGgactgcgcgcgcgcgcacaagGGTCTCTTCGTGGGTATCCTGATCCTGGTGCTAACGATCATCTCCCTGATCCTGTTCTTCGTGCTGATCTCCCGTCCAGAGTTGGTCGGGTTCGCAGTGACCGAAGTGAATGTCTGCGAGCTAACCTTATACGGGATGTCAACAATGGCGACGCTGATAGGGATGTTCCAGATGCGAAAACTGCGGTACGACGGTAGCAGGAACTTGGAGCTGGACAACATCCTGTTGGTGGCAGCCCAAACGGGAATGTTCATCTACTCGACGTTCACGATCATCGGGGCACAGTTCACTTTAGCGAAGCACACGGTCTTGGTCCTGGTGACGGCGTTGGCTAGCGTCGTGCAGACAACGTTCCAGACGATCTTCATCCTGGACGCTTCGAGGAGATCGGTAGCAACCGCGAAGCAGATACGGAAGAAACCAGGAAGAGAGATCGTGACGTTCCTGTTGGTGACGAATCTAGCGATGTGGGCGATCAACACTTTAGAGAAGTCACGCGCGGAATCGCATCCGGTGCAGTTGCACTTTTACGGTCTGTGGGCCTGGACGATCATCACGCACGTGTCGATGCCTCTGGCGATCTTCTACAGGTTTCATAGCACCGTGTGCCTCTGCGAGGTCTGGAAAAGGGCGTACAAGGTCAAACCGACTTACATGTGA